CAACAATTTTTTAGAGAAGCATTGAATGCTATATTGAATTCCTAAATTAACCCTATCTTTTGTCTTGGAAATCGCGCGAACGGACGTATTGACGAACTTAACGGTTAAACCTAACAGAATGGCCTTATATCTTAACTTTATATATTTGAGTGGCCAAAACCAgacttttaatagttgagtgaccAAAACTCGACGATGGCAAAAGTTTAATGGCCAACCAGATAATTTGCTCTTTATAGTATCCAAAACATAAAAAACAATTTACTTCACCCTTGTACATTCTCTCATGCTATATGCTTGAGTTCAAAAATTTGATGAATGATTTGAAATTCTCTTAAATCCCTGTATTTGTTtagattatttaaaaaatatttaaatttataaatcaCCAATTATTCTAATATTTAATAAATACTTTAATAATTGGTGAATTACAAAGTCAAATGCTTCTTAATCAATCCAAATAACTAAAAtgatttgggtgaatttcaAATCCTTCATTAAATTCGTCAATCCATATGAAACCATAAAGTTTTTTCACGACCGTATTGCATTGAAAACAGCTTTGCAAGTGATCTACcaaacaataaacaaaaattgtgcaaataatAAATTTATTCTAGTAGTTTCAAAGAAATTGGATGGCAAAGAACTACTTCAATATTTGTAAAATGATTCGAACTCGACAGAattcaaaaatccaattcaaaatGCCTTTGTGCTATCAATGCTGAGTATGTTAGAGGCAAACTACCAATTTCTAATttaaaaatatacataaataccTAGGTTGAAGATTCAAAACATTTTCATCTTAATTTAACATAATAAACAGTGATGCATTTCCTCCTAATTGTGGTATGCTGATGACAAAATTAAAGTAACCAAACTTGGAAAACTTACATAAGCAAAGTTTAGCTATGTCACAGGTTCATAATCTATGCTATCCCTGTCCAGCTTGTAATCAATCTAAGACTAGAAATTCAGCCACCAAAACATGGTACAATGTAATTACAAATGGGACTAGTAAATTGAAGGAAAGAAGGAAATCATCTAGCAAACGCACTAAATATGCAATGAAATCATTTGATGCTAATATCACTTAATCCACCAAACCATCCAGGCTCCACATCTGCTCGAAAGTTGACGCTAGATGGTGGTTGTGGAGCAAGTAGAACCTCCTTAATGTTGTTTAGGATTCCTTTGTCATAGGGGTTTCCAGAGTTCACATACTTTTGATGAAAATGCTCATAAGATGTCTGCACGAGGCATAATATAGAAACTGCATCATAATTTGTTTAAGCAGCTATTTAGACTGGCCTTCTATGTTTATGTGCCAAAGCAGAAATTTCCTCAAAGCTGTGCACTTTAAATAATTGTTGTACCAAAAATTCAGTACTGTTCTCAAAAGGATTGCCCGTTAATTAATATATTTGACATACATGAACTACAATCATGCAAGAAAAAAATGCATTAATTCAACTTTGAGATAAACCGTGATGATATAAGTACTGTTGGCATAAATGAAAGTATAAAGGGCAAACCTGGTTTATAGCAATTAGATAAACATGGTAACAAGAAAAGCCAGCAAGAAAACACATGGCTACAAAACTGAATAATGTCAATGCCACAGTCTCCGGGTCATTTCTTAGAAATCCAATCACCCCATTTCCATCTCCGGGCAATTTGTGATGTACTGATTTGCACGAGGAGATAAATATGAAGGCAAATAAGAGCAATCCTGTCAATAGAAATGTAACATGAAGCCGATAATTCCTCtgcattttgaaagaaaaaagttaGAAAGTTATAGTTAGTAAACTAATTTTAATGCCAGAAGGACTTGCAGGGTTGTGATCATACATACCAATCCCACACAATGCCCGATCCAGGTGCAATGGTGATCGAATTGTTGGATGCAATTGTTACAAGTTGCACAATGACAAGTTCTTGGCGGACGATAAATGTTACAAATGTTACAAAACTTCACCTCTATCCCATTTATGACAACTACCCTTGATCTCCTTCTGCGTTTACCAGCATCAATTGTTCCTAGATCATTTCTAGGAATTATACCAGGATCAATGGTACTGACATATACCAAGTTCACAAGAACCTGCATTGCGGGCAATATATAGTTACATCAGCAGAAGGGCATTCGGTTACGTTCACAACTTTCTCATAcaagagtgtgtgtgtgtgtgaaatttAGTTTAGGACTAACAATTGTTGTCAGAATTGAAGATGTTACGATGATGGCCGGATTCATTATGCCACTTGCAACATGAACCGCAAATGTCCAACTTGATAGACTAATAGCAATGGCAGTTAAAATCAGCCCTTTTGGATCCGGACCACAAATCAGTCTCCCCTTGCAAAAGAATACCTGCATTCAGAATACGACGTCCAACATCAAATCCTCCATTTTTTTGTTTCGCGTAAGCATCAAttcctccatttcttctttGATTTAAACCAATAAACTAGAAGCTTTATCAAGATTCAGCAAAGTACAATGATAAGAAATAGCTTTGGAATGTAAAGCAAGAGCAAATGGAGGATTACATTGTTTCCAGGCCAAAAATGGTAAACTCTTGCTTGTTCAAGTTCGTCGCCGCCTCGACAAAATCGAAAAGATTTTTCTTGAACCACCCTTTTGAATCCAATTATTTTCTCCCAAAGAGAAGAAAACAGTTTCTTGCTTTTTGCTTGAAAACTAACTTCAGAATTCTTATCTACTTTCTTTCCTGATGACATAGTACTTTCTGAGTTCCTGTAGGTTGATCAATTTCTAATGATGCAGAATTATCGATAGCTTGAGCGACTGAAGAATTTACGCTGCCGTCTTTCTCTTCACTCGCCATCCACTCCATTCTCTCTGATTTCTACCATCTGGACTCAAATTAAGAACTTCAATTTGTAGATGATAACCACCCCGGGTGAAACTTGTCACTTGTGACTGGAAAAGATATTTCAGAAAACTAGAAGCGGTAATTATTTTTGTGTTCATTAGGGCCAAGCCATCGGGTTAAAGTGTGCACGGACCACCCGTATGCAatataaaccaaaataagccAGTCAACTCACTGATCCATTTTGCACACATCTGTCAAATTGGGCTCGGGGAGGAATCCACAGAAATGGATGGGTCAGCGGAATCCCAGTGGATGCTGGACTGAACCAGTGGATCACTATAATAAAGGCGTGTTTGGACAGGAGatcatttgaaatattattttgatttgCATCATAGCTGCAATCGAAACACAGTCGTAACTTTTTAATATGAGATATGTCGGATGACATCACtaaaatttttataagtaatttttacttaatttaatGAGTTATAGAATGCTAATAATTGGGAGAGTTATGACAAATAAATATGTACTTAGTAATCTACCCATCctttttttatgagtaaatctttcctacactgacggtgtatacactattatcGTTGGATTCATAACATGTATGCAacagttgaattttaaattcaaattttgcatagttgtcaatcatccaacgctgatagtatatacactgtcagtgtaagaaagattaatcctttttTTATTATGAATATTGTTAAGAAGTTGTGAGTATACAATGTCATTAGAGTGATCTTTGTTTTGAGAATTAATTGTTGTAATATATCATTTTGTTAATCTATTTCTAATTTGTAAAATAGATTTTGAGGAGCAACAAGTTTTAGTAAAAAGTTCCAAATGAATATTTGTAAAGTGTGTTCTAGGAAACATAAACAATAAATTTAatttgtaaatttaagtaaGGATTCATAAttaatatttgaaaattaatatatttaatataaaGCTTTACTCAATAAGAATAAACGCGAAATGCCCCAACATTAAATTCTATAAAAATAATGACTTTGCAAATATACTGTTGGGATCCAAGAGCAGAACAAACGACTATTGAAAAATCAATaatacaataatttaatgataaacaactcacaagtataaaaaataaataacacatagAATTTAGCGTGGTTCAACTCTATCATTGAACCTATATTCACAGagaaaaactcatttttttataagagtaaaattttatataagaatacaacttgaatccATACTCAACTTTTATATAtcatctctcatctcccaaaaactctctctctcccccataTATAAGGGGCATGTCGTCCTTATGCGCTATTTTGTAGTATGCCAACCTCCATCTATTAATAAGATACATTATTTGACCAACACCCAAgtaataacaagaaataattgCTTATTCCTAATATCAAATATGGATATGGAGGAGCTGGTTCATGAGGTCAGTACTGAAAACCCTAGCCCACCTAGCCAAAGGAACAATAAGAAGGAGAACAAGGAGGGAAAGGATCAAGGAAAGTTGACTCTAAGATCTGGTCCAGGGagggaggaaaaaagaaaacaacaaagGGCTTTCCACAGAATAAAAAGAACGCCATTAGGAGAATTGAAGACAAACATACAGGAAGTGGTataaggaggaaaaagaaagaagagggagGAAAAAGATGATGGGGAACCAATGGAAGAGGATGATTGGGAGGAACCTTTACAGAAATTAATCAAGAAGGAGGTTCAACTAAGCAAAAAAGAAGGGGAATGGGAGGCTATCCCCATAAGGCCTCCTCAATGGAAATGAAGGTGCTGTTGTGGAATTGTCGAGGTGTGGGAGGACCCTTGACAATTCCCCAGTTGAAGGAGATGATAAATCTCCACTTTCCAAGTATTGTTTTCTTATGTGAgacaaaaacccaaaaaatagttaTGGAAAAAGTAAAGAGACAGATAAAATTTGATCATTGCTATGCTGTAGACTCGGTTGGAAGGGCAGGTGGCTTGGCTTTTTTCTGGAAAGAAGAGGTGCAGGTGGATATTATCAGACATGGAAATTTCTTCATAGAGACAAAAATAAAGGATCTTGAGGCGAAGAGCGAATGATGGTTGGTAGGGGTGTATGCTAGTACTGAGGAGAACACCAGAAAAGAGCAATGGAAGaaaatagaacaaaaaaaaaacaggaatGGGGGGATCACTGGATTTTAGTGGGTGACTTTAATGACATCAAatcaggaaaagaaaaatgggggGAGGGTAAGACCAGAGGGGAGTTTCAGAGAGTTTAACAGGTTTATCAAAGAAAATGAGTTAGTCGACATAGATTTTGAAGGGAAACCATGGACGTGGTGTAATCAATGGGAAAGAGATGGTGAGGTGAAAGAGAAGCTTGATAGATGTTTAGGATCAGTGGGCTGGTACCAACTTTTTGCTAAAGCAATCTGTCATCATCAAGAAACTGAAGCCTCAGACCATAACATTCTTATTCTGGATAATAACCCCAATCAAAGGAAACCAAAAAAGAGATTCTATTTTGATCAAAGGTGGGCAAGAAATGAGGACAGTAAAGGAATTATAGAGACAACATGGGGAATAGAACAGAAAGGATCAAGGATGTTCATAGTGATGAGAAAGATAAAGGAATGTAGAATGGCTCTGCTGGCATGGAACAGAAAGTTGAGGATGAACTCTGGGAAGAAAATTACACAGATTAAGGAGAAGCTGCTGGAAATAAAAgagtcaagtggagaaggaATACGAGGCCAGATAGCAGAATTAAAGCTGAAGCTTAGCAAGGCATATAAGGAGGAGGAACTCTACTGGAGTCAGAAAGCTAGATGCAGGTGGCTGAAGGAGGGGGATAAGAACACAGCTTACTTCCATGCAAGTGTGATGGCTACGAGGAAGAGGAACAAAATCACAATATTGCAGCGAGATAATGGGAACTGGTGTAGTATAGATCAAGAAGTGAAGGAGGAGATATGCAGCTATTACCAACAGATGCTCACAACCAAAAACACTGAGGAGGTGGAAGTACCACAAGATGTTCCTAATACTATCTCAAGACAGATGAATGAGCGACTGATACAACCAGTGGAGGAAGCTGAGATAAAAAAAAGCTCTCTTTTCTATGCATCCAAATAAATCTCCGGACACAGATGGTATGTCTCCTTTGTTTTTCCAAAAGTATTGGAATATAATCAGGCTTGATGTGGTGAATGCTATTACCAGTTTCTTCCATACTGGAAATATGCTGAGAGTTTTTAATGATACTCTTATAACCTTGATCCCTAAGATAGATAACCCTCTAAACTTGACTCAGTATAGGCCTATCAGTCTGTGCAACACTATGTATAAAATTATCTCTAAGGTTCTGGCTAACAGACTGGAAATGGTTCTTAATAGGTGCATCAGTGAATCTCAATCTGCCTTTGTCCCTGGCAGGTAGATAATGGATAATGTGCTTATTGCTCATGAAGTCATGCATTACCTTAAAAAtaagaggaaaggaaaagtaGGTTTTATAGCCCTGTAGTTAGATATGTCTAAAACTTATGATAGGGTTGAATGGCAGTTTGTATGGATGATGATGATGCGCATGGGATTCTGTCCTATTTTTGTTCGTTGGATCATATCCTCTGTTTCATCTGTATCTTATTCTTTTAACCTGAATGGAGAAAGGGTGGGATACATCAAAGCCAGTAGAGGGCTAAGACAAGGAGACCTCCTTTCTCcttaccttttttttatttgtgcaGAGGGATTATCTCATATGATCAACAGGGAGATTAGCCAGGGGAATGTCACAAGAATCAAAACCAGCAAAAGCAACCCCCAAATCTCGCATTTATTCTTTGCAGATGATTCGTTAATATGCAACAAAGCAACTGTCCAGGAGGCCAAGCAGGTGAAGATATTTTACTGGAGTACACCAAAATGTCTGGTCAAAtggtaaattttgaaaaattagccGTGTATTTTAGTAGGAATACTCCCTCAAATGTCAGAGAAAAAGTGTGTCAAGAGCTAGGCAGCATGAGGGAAGCAGGGAGTGGCAGATACTTGGGTCTACCAATGGCTATAGGAAGATCAAAAAATCAAGTGTTTGGGTATATCAAGAGCTCAGTCATGAATAAAATGAAAGGCTGGAAAAACAAAATGTTGAGCTCAGCTGGAAAGGAAGTGTTAATTAAGTCAGTGATCCAAGCGATGCCCAATTATGCTATGGCTTGCTTCAAATTGCCTAAGGGACTATGTAGGGATATATGCAGGGGTATTGCGAACTTCTGGTGGGGAGGCTCACAACAAGATAGGAATATGCATTGGATAAGCTGGAAGAAATTATCAGAAGTAAAAGGAAAGGGGGGACTGGGGTTTAGAGATTTGGAAGCATTTAATGAAGCCTTACTTGCCAAGCAGCTTTGGAGAATTATTACCTCTCCAAATCTACTGATGAGTAAGGTGCTCAGAGCTAAGTATTTACAGGCCCCAAATGCTCTAGATAGTAATCCCCCCCCCCAATCAGCATCATGGACGTGGAAAAGCATTCACAGTGCACGGAGACTGGTACAAAGAGGTCTGTGGAAAAGAGTAGGAGATGGTTGTCAGATAAACATATGGAAGGATAGGTGGATTATGGGTTCAAGTACAGGCAAGGTATCCACAAGCTGTCCTCTAAATTGCCAGATTCAAACTGTAAATCAGTTAATTAAAGATGGAAGATGGAATGCAGAAATTCTACAACAAATATTCAATCCAGAGGATATAGTTCAGATACTCAGCATGCAACTTAGTTGTTTCAAAAGAAAGGATAGGCTATTCTGGAGCTTCTCAAAATCCGGTGTGTACACGGTGAAGACAGCCTATGCAAATGTactgaaagataagaaaggaGATAAGAGGAGAAAAAGTGCAGGAGAGGAAACAAATTGGGAAATCAGGAAGCATAGCATATGGAAGCATCTCTGGAAGCTGAACTTAAAGCACAAGCTGAAACTTTTCATTTGGAGGAGTCTACAGAATAGTTTAGCTACCAAAGAGACTGTCTTTAATAGAACAGGGAAGGGGGACAGAATTTGCAGTGTCTGTGGGGAGGGAGTTGAAACAATGGAGCACATGTTTTTCCACTACCCGATAGCCCAAACTGTATGGAAAATAGCACCAGTGAGATGGGAAGGACTGCATGATCTTTAAAATAATATGTGGAGATGGTGGGAAGCAGTGAATCAGGCAGAGGCAGTGgcaaatggaaaagaaagaatcaACCTAACTGCCAACATACTTTGGCAAATATGGAAAACAAGGAATAGGACCcattttgaacaaaaaaaatgagaggCAAGAGAGATTATTGGGAAGGCACAACAAGAATGGGCTGAATATGAAGAGGCTACAGGACAACAAAGCAAGGAACATGTGGGAGAAGAACGGGTTGTCCAGCAAGGAAGAATGAGAGATCCACCATAGGAAGGTGTCATCAGAATCAATACAGATGCGGcaataaattcaaatttgatcAGAACGGGAAAGGGGATAATAGCAAGGAAATTGACAGGGGAGATTTTGAGAGCTAGAGGAGTAAGGGAGTTAAAGCAGGGACAGGCACTAATGGAAGAAACACTAGCTATTAGAATGGCTCTTCAAATGGCAAGACAAGCGAAATGGGAAAAGATAGAAGTGCTGTCAAATTGTAAAGCAGTAGTTGACATGATCTTCAGCAACAATGTCCAGGACGATCACTTAGCAACCGTTCGAGAAGATATTGAGGACCTAATGAAAGGTTTTGAACAGTGCACAGTTTCATTTGTGTCTAGATCAGCTAATGTAGGAAGTCATAGGCTAGCAAAATTTGCAACACAGCTAGTTAATGACATTGATTGGGAAAACAACTACCCAACTTGGTTAGTAGAAGCAGCCAACAATGACTGGAAGGCTGAGACTTTTTTTTGTAATTAAGCCCTTGTATTA
The DNA window shown above is from Coffea arabica cultivar ET-39 chromosome 5e, Coffea Arabica ET-39 HiFi, whole genome shotgun sequence and carries:
- the LOC140006296 gene encoding probable protein S-acyltransferase 6, which gives rise to MSSGKKVDKNSEVSFQAKSKKLFSSLWEKIIGFKRVVQEKSFRFCRGGDELEQARVYHFWPGNNVFFCKGRLICGPDPKGLILTAIAISLSSWTFAVHVASGIMNPAIIVTSSILTTIVLVNLVYVSTIDPGIIPRNDLGTIDAGKRRRRSRVVVINGIEVKFCNICNIYRPPRTCHCATCNNCIQQFDHHCTWIGHCVGLRNYRLHVTFLLTGLLLFAFIFISSCKSVHHKLPGDGNGVIGFLRNDPETVALTLFSFVAMCFLAGFSCYHVYLIAINQTSYEHFHQKYVNSGNPYDKGILNNIKEVLLAPQPPSSVNFRADVEPGWFGGLSDISIK
- the LOC140007042 gene encoding uncharacterized protein, with product MTSNQEKKNGGRVRPEGSFREFNRFIKENELVDIDFEGKPWTWCNQWERDGEVKEKLDRCLGSVGWYQLFAKAICHHQETEASDHNILILDNNPNQRKPKKRFYFDQRWARNEDSKGIIETTWGIEQKGSRMFIVMRKIKECRMALLAWNRKLRMNSGKKITQIKEKLLEIKESSGEGIRGQIAELKLKLSKAYKEEELYWSQKARCRWLKEGDKNTAYFHASVMATRKRNKITILQRDNGNWCSIDQEVKEEICSYYQQMLTTKNTEEVEVPQDVPNTISRQMNERLIQPVEEAEIKKSSLFYASK